The DNA segment CTGCGTTACTGAGAGGGGAGTGGACGGCTGCGTTGTAGAACGTGCTTCATATTTACTACCACGACATTCAACGTACCACATTTCAGTTTTGGAGGTTATACTTCCCTTCTTCTGAGCAGATTCTGTCATCACACCTACCGACCACTGCGTACAGACGCCTACTTCAATGTCCCAGCAGTGCATGCCTAAGTTAAAGTCCTCAGAGCCCAGGATGCaacaataatgaataaatctctCTGGATTATCAGGAAGCTTCTGTTCCTTGTTGCTGAATCTCACACTGGTCAGATCATCGGACACAATGAGTTTATGATGAGCAGTGTTGGGGTCCAGAGTTACAGGTgctatgaaaaagaaaaaaaaattaataaataattaagtaacCAACTAACAAAGAAAGAGGCTCTTACTGTATCGAACTCCACACTGCATCTTCTCCCAGACTCTGAACCTCAGGTTGGCCAGATGTTTGGCCACATGGATCAGCGCTCCTGAAAGCTCCTCCGGATGCTGCAGTGTGCACTGAGCTCTGCAGGAACATCAGGATTCAGTGCCGCTGTGGGTTTGGAGTCAGAAAcacagagaacgagagagagggGAAGCACATCACTCACCTTTTTACTGTGGTCTTGTAGTTCTGTAAAACAACAAAGCACATATCAGTGGATCCGACTGATGTTTTTCCTGACCGATATGTGACATTTCTGACAACGGAAACCGGTTTCACTTTCTCACGGTAGAAATACAGAATAAACGACACTCACCTGTAAGAACGAGACGTCTTCGGATCCCATCTCTTCTTTTACGGCTCCGATCGTGTCTGAAAGCGATGATATGTCTCTGCTCAGCTTCTCGATCTTCTCCTTCATCATCAGACTcttctgctcctcttcctctctcagtGCAGCTATCCTGGCTGCTTCTTCATCTCGTAGAATCTGGTGAAGCTTCTCAAACTCCTCCTTAATCTGCTGCTCTGTGTGTTTGGCCTGAATCTGCAGTGAAGAGCAAATCACATGAAATCCATCTCAGTATGCAGTGATGCAAAACATCATTCTGATATCAACCCATCTTATTGACTCTGACCTTTATATGTTCTGCAGTCTGACTCCAGGTTCGTTTACAGTCTTCAAAGATCTCCAGTTTCTCCTGTAATCGCTTCAGTGCAGTTTTTAGTTCCTCCTGAAACAAATCAACACACTGCATGAAGACTCTCTGTTCAGGTATCGCTGGATTTCTCTAAGAACTCATTAGAGCTTCGCCAGAACTTTAGAgctttacaatttaaatatgaTCCAATAACACACTCACATTCTGTAGTTATGATGTCAATACATTTATCACAAGACAATTGAGgtattgtttaataaattcaCCATGAATTTGTTAATTGGACCTGTAGATGGACATAACTGTTGATATGTAGAATAAACTTTACATGAACTcacatgaaattttatttaccTTACAATCGGTAATTGCCTCATCAACAGGGCAGAACTTGTggtcagtgtgtttttttgaaTCCcgacacaccacacacactaactgtTGATCTTCCAGACAGAAGAGTTTCAGCTTTTCACTGTGCAGACTGCAAACCATTTCACAGTCTGGTGAAGATTTCTGACTTTTCTCCTGTAAGAAACTCCCACACAGGTTCTTTAATAAATTTCTATGTAATTCTATTTAATGAATTCACCatgtatttgttaattaaatctGTAGATATTAATATGTAGAATAAACTTTACATAAACTcacatgaaattttatttaccTTACAATCTTTAACTGCCTCATCAACGGGGCAGAAATTGTGGTCGGTGTGTTTTTTTGAATCCcgacacaccacacacactaactgtTGATCTTCCATACAGAAGAGTTTCAGTTTCTCATCATGCAGACTGCAGACCGTTTTACAGACTGATGAAGATCTCTGACTTTTTTGTATGAAAGTCTCACACAGATTCATTAAGGCCACATTTGATGAAGTGTCATCAGTGGACGACTTCCTCCTACAAACAGGACATTCTTTGGATCCGTTGGTCTTCCAGAACGTCTgcaaacacactttacacacactgtgaCTGCAGGGAAGGAGAACAGGATCCTTGAAGATTTCCCAGCACACAGGACAGGACAAATCCTCCTCTGAAAACTTAGAAGCCATTTAATTTCACAGTTGTCTTTGTTCTCTCCAGTCCAGAGTTTCACTTTGGCAAAAAGTAATCACGCTTTGATGCGGGTTTGTTAAAGTTAATACACGATTTTGTAGGTCCACTTAGTGATTAATTCCTTTCAACCGAGCTGAAAACGAGACTCAGAATTCTCTATAAACTCACCACAGTAGAACACTGCAAAAGGTCTGCGGTGGTCTCAGGTTTAACACTGCTATAAATAGGAGATTTAGAGAGACCCCACATGACCTGTTATAGTATCTCTCTATAGTTCAACTCAGTGACTCGAATCATTTCATTCAGTTCACCAGAATGATTCATTCAGATTTTTTCAGTGACACTTACTGTAATATTAAGAGTGTAAGAAGTATATGAAATCTAAGtcgaaaaaatatattacattggGTACTTTTCAGTGCcaaaatatttgataaaaatacCCACCAGTCATTTTGAAACGAAATCCTGTTTATCAGATTTTGCAATCAgcagcacatttattttatataaagactCAACATGGCTGGTCCCAGTCTAGTTTCAGACTTTTACTTTTCAAATGCATTGTTCAGGGTTCCTATGTAggtaaaagtattaaaaagtatgtaatttgatttgagtgatttttAAGGTCTGGATTAACATGGAAAAAAGAACACTGagtgttaaaaatatttgtgttttatacaCAGTTTTTTACAAGAGGTACATTTTTGTTGATTGAAAACGGGATCTCGGTGTGGACAGAAGGACGTGagagttttttcatttttaaaaaccttAGTTTTTATACACAGTCCACACTGTGTCGTGAAAATGTCAATTTTTATATTAACCACTTTGGAAAGCGTTTTCACAAAGCAAAGTTTTTTGTTGACTGAAAACGGCATCTCAGTGTGGACGGAAGGacaaaacggagagaaaaatacgcctttttaaaacaaaagattatCAGTGTGGACATGACCAAAGGGTGTTTTTTTGTGGAGGTAGGAGCAGACTCTCAGCGCTGCCAAAAGATCAGTGCTGGACTGGATCTGAACAGCTGTGATTAGTTGTTATGTTTTGAGGCAGCAGCTACTATGATAGTATAGCGCCCCCTACTGTGTGACTTGTAACACGTTTTAGTTGGTATTATTTCAGAGAAAttacaatatttgtatttatttaatgagaAAACAGTACAGCATGAGACTCAGAAATGGCACTATTCAACAACAATAAATTATCCTGCAGCAGATAAGTGATTGAAAACTACTGTGCACATGTCGTCAGGTGTACCATGGGATATTATCCAATTACCCTTATAGGctcaaaaaaatattgtttatttactcaAAATAATTAGCTATTGTTGAGTTATTTAGTGATTGGCAAAGTAAGGAAATACTTCTCCACGCAAATGGGTGGCAGTGTAGGAAGCACAACGAAGACCTTGTTAATTTGTGGTAGTAGAATTAATGATGCATGTGACAGGTAGCAGTGACAGCagtgtataaatatttgtaaaggaAAAGTGCAAACGCTGTAccgatatatttatatataatatacaatactatactaaaATGCTACTGTATTCACACTGAGAGTTCAGCAGCCTGGAAGGTCAGAGCCTGAACTGAAGTGATTTTATTTCACTCAATACAATAACACAATAGTGTAAATTGCAAATCAGTATTTAATTCAGGATTAATATACAAATCCATCTGATCTTTACAAAACCACAAAATGCTGGTGGAGGAAACAGAATTAGAATTCTCCTCTACtgtacactttcacacacaatacacacaaccaGCTGAACATTTCACCCAGGATGGACATTGCAGATTTAATGAAGTAATAACATTAAATCACGTCATTCATACAGATCTACatttaaacagattttattttaggtCTATATTTTAAGTAATCAACATTTAACATGAATCAACATTTTGTAAGATTATCTGGActaattatgattttatttcgAGTCACACTCCAATACAATTGTCCACAAAGATTAAGTAAAAACAAACTTTCACAAACAATATGAATCTCTTTATCGTCAATATTTCATCGAATTGGAATTAAACCATTTCAGCTCTAACTGATCTGATTTACTCTTACAGAGCACTGAAGTGGGAGGATCTTTACAGGAGATTTATTACAACCAACATTTAAAAGTGGCAGTAATTTgtcagtaaatgtgtgtgtgaaagtgtgtatgtgtgtgtcagtgagagGATCAGAGAAAGACAACTTTCCTCCGTCCCAGTCCAGATGAACTCTGATTCTTCTGATTTTCTGTTTCAATGAGAGGGAAGTGGACG comes from the Silurus meridionalis isolate SWU-2019-XX chromosome 3, ASM1480568v1, whole genome shotgun sequence genome and includes:
- the LOC124379714 gene encoding E3 ubiquitin-protein ligase TRIM35-like codes for the protein MVCSLHSEKLKLFCLEDQQLVCVVCRDSKKHTDHKFCPVDEAITDCKEELKTALKRLQEKLEIFEDCKRTWSQTAEHIKIQAKHTEQQIKEEFEKLHQILRDEEAARIAALREEEEQKSLMMKEKIEKLSRDISSLSDTIGAVKEEMGSEDVSFLQNYKTTVKRAQCTLQHPEELSGALIHVAKHLANLRFRVWEKMQCGVRYTPVTLDPNTAHHKLIVSDDLTSVRFSNKEQKLPDNPERFIHYCCILGSEDFNLGMHCWDIEVGVCTQWSVGVMTESAQKKGSITSKTEMWYVECRGSKYEARSTTQPSTPLSVTQKLRRIRLQLSLDRGKLSFSDPLTNSHIHTFTHIYTNKLLPFLRVACQKYPVKILPLQCSVKVHQIS